A region from the Mycolicibacterium litorale genome encodes:
- the lon gene encoding endopeptidase La yields the protein MAQPNDVTRPVPVLFTSEAIVLPGMVVPIELDDAARAAVDAARATESGELLIAPRLGDRYPTYGVLATIVQVGRIPGGNGTAAVVRGTNRAHIGAGATGPGTALWVSVDEVPEPETTDETRALAAEYKKLLLAMLQRREAWQIIDFVNQLTDPSALADTAGYASYLTQVQKRQLLETPDVAERLRALIDWTNDHLAEVEVNDKIAEDVRAGMDKQQKEFLLRQQLAAIRKELGELGPDGTGEEADYRARVEAADLPDKVREAALREVGKLERSSDQSPEGGWIRTWLDTVLDLPWNSRTEDSTDLTAAREILDADHHGLDDVKDRIVEYLAVRARRAQRGLQVVGGRGSGAVMVLAGPPGVGKTSLGESVARALGRTFVRVALGGVRDEAEIRGHRRTYVGALPGRIVRAIGEAGSMNPVVLLDEIDKVGSDYRGDPAAALLEVLDPAQNHTFRDHYLDLDLDLSDVVFLATANVIENIPQALLDRMELVQIDGYTSDDKVAIARDFLLPRQRERAALTADEVTVTDAALRKIAADYTREPGVRQFERLLAKAMRKAATKLAAGDEPITIDEPDLVGYLGRPRFMPESAERTAVPGVATGLAVTGLGGDVLYIEAGSTPSSSGEGALQLTGQLGDVMKESAQIALSYVRAHAEQLGVDPKALDRRIHVHVPAGAVPKDGPSAGVTMVTALVSMATGRQVRSDVGMTGEVTLNGRVLPIGGVKQKLLAAQRAGLTTVFIPQRNEADLDDVPDDVLDALEVKPMTDVADIVAQALEPSASVAQAA from the coding sequence ATGGCTCAACCCAACGACGTGACGCGTCCTGTGCCCGTCCTGTTCACCAGCGAAGCGATCGTGCTGCCCGGCATGGTCGTGCCGATCGAACTGGACGACGCCGCACGGGCCGCCGTCGACGCAGCCCGCGCGACCGAATCGGGCGAGCTGCTCATCGCCCCCCGGCTGGGCGACCGCTACCCGACCTACGGCGTACTGGCGACGATCGTGCAGGTCGGCCGCATCCCCGGCGGCAACGGCACCGCCGCCGTCGTGCGCGGGACGAACCGCGCCCACATCGGTGCCGGCGCCACCGGCCCCGGCACGGCGCTGTGGGTCTCGGTCGACGAAGTGCCCGAACCCGAGACCACCGACGAGACCCGCGCGCTCGCCGCGGAGTACAAGAAGCTGCTGCTGGCGATGCTGCAGCGCCGCGAGGCCTGGCAGATCATCGATTTCGTCAACCAGCTGACCGATCCGTCGGCGCTGGCCGACACCGCCGGCTACGCCTCGTACCTCACCCAGGTGCAGAAGCGGCAGCTGCTGGAGACCCCCGACGTCGCCGAGCGGCTGCGCGCGCTGATCGACTGGACCAACGACCACCTCGCGGAGGTCGAGGTCAACGACAAGATCGCCGAGGACGTGCGGGCCGGAATGGACAAGCAGCAGAAGGAGTTCCTGCTGCGCCAGCAGCTCGCCGCCATCCGCAAGGAACTCGGCGAATTGGGTCCCGACGGGACCGGAGAAGAGGCTGACTACCGGGCCCGCGTGGAGGCCGCCGACCTGCCCGACAAGGTGCGCGAGGCCGCGCTGCGCGAGGTCGGCAAGCTGGAGCGGTCCAGCGACCAGAGCCCCGAGGGCGGCTGGATCCGCACCTGGCTGGACACCGTGCTCGACCTGCCGTGGAACAGCCGCACCGAGGACTCGACCGATCTGACCGCGGCCAGAGAGATCCTCGACGCCGACCACCACGGCCTCGACGACGTCAAGGACCGTATCGTCGAGTACCTGGCCGTGCGGGCGCGCCGTGCCCAGCGCGGACTGCAGGTCGTCGGCGGCCGCGGCTCCGGTGCCGTGATGGTGCTGGCCGGCCCGCCCGGTGTCGGCAAGACCTCGCTCGGTGAATCGGTCGCCCGCGCGCTGGGCCGCACGTTCGTGCGCGTCGCCCTCGGCGGTGTGCGCGACGAGGCCGAGATCCGCGGTCACCGCCGCACCTACGTCGGCGCGCTGCCCGGCCGCATCGTGCGTGCCATCGGCGAAGCGGGATCGATGAATCCCGTTGTGCTGCTTGACGAGATCGACAAGGTCGGCAGCGACTACCGGGGCGACCCGGCCGCCGCCCTGCTCGAGGTGCTCGACCCGGCGCAGAACCACACGTTCCGCGACCACTACCTCGATCTGGATCTCGACCTGTCCGACGTGGTGTTCCTGGCGACGGCCAACGTCATCGAGAACATCCCCCAGGCCCTGCTGGACCGGATGGAGCTGGTGCAGATCGACGGCTACACCTCCGACGACAAGGTCGCGATCGCCCGCGACTTCCTGCTGCCCCGGCAGCGGGAACGGGCGGCGCTCACCGCCGACGAGGTGACGGTGACCGACGCGGCGCTGCGCAAGATCGCCGCCGACTACACCCGCGAACCCGGTGTGCGGCAGTTCGAACGGCTGCTCGCCAAGGCGATGCGCAAGGCGGCGACCAAGTTGGCGGCCGGCGACGAGCCGATCACCATCGATGAGCCCGATCTCGTCGGCTACCTGGGCCGTCCGCGGTTCATGCCGGAGTCGGCCGAGCGCACCGCGGTGCCCGGCGTGGCGACCGGTCTGGCCGTGACCGGACTCGGGGGCGACGTGCTCTACATCGAGGCCGGATCGACTCCGTCTTCCTCGGGTGAGGGTGCCTTGCAGCTGACCGGTCAGCTGGGCGACGTGATGAAGGAGTCGGCGCAGATCGCGCTGTCCTACGTGCGTGCCCACGCCGAGCAGCTGGGCGTCGACCCCAAGGCGCTGGACCGGCGGATCCACGTGCACGTGCCCGCGGGAGCGGTCCCCAAGGACGGCCCGTCGGCCGGTGTGACGATGGTGACGGCACTGGTGTCGATGGCGACCGGGCGGCAGGTGCGCTCGGACGTCGGCATGACCGGTGAGGTCACGCTCAACGGTCGGGTGCTGCCCATCGGCGGGGTCAAGCAGAAACTGCTGGCCGCGCAGCGGGCGGGGTTGACGACGGTGTTCATCCCGCAGCGCAACGAGGCCGATCTCGACGACGTGCCCGACGACGTGCTCGACGCGCTCGAGGTCAAACCGATGACCGACGTCGCCGACATCGTCGCGCAGGCACTGGAGCCGTCGGCTTCGGTGGCGCAGGCCGCCTGA
- a CDS encoding esterase family protein: protein MKFVSTLRNWRRRLAVVAVAAAALPGLLGFAGVTATANAFSRPGLPVEYLDVFSQSMNRNIRIQFQGGGPHAVYLLDGLRAQDDYNGWDINTPAFEWYYQSGLSVVMPVGGQSSFYTDWYQPSRGNGQNYTYKWETFLTQELPAWLEANRGVSQTGNAVVGLSMAGSASLTYAIYHPQKFIYAASLSGFLNPSEGWWPMLIGLAMQDSGKYNAESMWGPASDPAWRRNDPMVNINQLVANNTRVWIYCGTGTPSELDAGTSGGNLMAAQFLEGFTLRTNITFRDNYVAAGGTNGVFNFPSNGTHAWGYWGQQLQQMKPDIQRVLGAQGAV from the coding sequence ATGAAATTCGTCAGCACGTTGCGGAACTGGAGGCGCCGGTTGGCGGTGGTCGCGGTGGCCGCGGCCGCACTGCCGGGTCTGTTGGGCTTCGCAGGGGTTACGGCAACCGCGAATGCCTTCTCGCGGCCGGGTCTTCCGGTCGAGTACCTCGATGTGTTCTCCCAGTCGATGAACCGCAACATCCGCATTCAGTTCCAGGGCGGCGGCCCGCACGCGGTGTACCTGCTCGACGGCCTGCGTGCCCAGGACGACTACAACGGCTGGGACATCAACACCCCGGCGTTCGAGTGGTACTACCAGTCGGGCCTGTCGGTCGTCATGCCCGTCGGCGGGCAGTCCAGCTTCTACACCGACTGGTACCAGCCGTCGCGGGGCAACGGCCAGAACTACACCTACAAGTGGGAGACGTTCCTGACCCAGGAGCTGCCCGCATGGCTGGAGGCCAACCGCGGTGTGTCGCAGACCGGCAACGCCGTCGTGGGCCTGTCGATGGCGGGCAGCGCGTCGCTCACCTACGCCATCTACCACCCGCAGAAGTTCATCTACGCGGCGTCGCTGTCGGGCTTCCTCAACCCGTCCGAGGGTTGGTGGCCGATGCTGATCGGTCTGGCGATGCAGGACTCCGGCAAGTACAACGCCGAGAGCATGTGGGGACCGGCCAGCGATCCGGCGTGGCGGCGTAACGACCCGATGGTCAACATCAACCAGCTGGTCGCCAACAACACCCGCGTGTGGATCTACTGCGGCACCGGCACACCGTCGGAGCTCGACGCCGGCACCTCCGGCGGGAATCTGATGGCGGCCCAGTTCCTCGAAGGGTTCACGTTGCGCACCAACATCACCTTCCGCGACAACTACGTCGCCGCGGGAGGCACCAACGGGGTGTTCAACTTCCCGTCCAACGGCACGCACGCCTGGGGCTACTGGGGTCAGCAGCTGCAGCAGATGAAGCCGGACATCCAGCGGGTGCTTGGCGCACAGGGCGCCGTCTAG
- a CDS encoding DUF72 domain-containing protein: MIRIGTSGWSYDHWTGVLYPERTPVAKRLGLYVAEFDTVELNASFYRWPRDATFEGWRQRLPEGFTMSVKAHRGLTHYRRLTNPEPWVERFERCWTALGERREALLVQLHPAIERDDALLDHFLTVMPDWIPVAMELRHPSWDDPAVYDLLERHRAAYVIMSGAGLKCVPRATGDLVYLRMHGPSQDSLYAGSYPDDALQRWADRIVEWDAEGRRVLVYFNNDLGGHAVHNARTLRQLLAARVG, from the coding sequence ATGATCCGCATCGGCACATCCGGCTGGTCCTACGACCACTGGACCGGCGTGCTCTATCCGGAGCGCACGCCGGTGGCGAAACGGCTCGGCCTCTACGTCGCGGAGTTCGACACCGTCGAACTCAACGCCAGCTTCTACCGCTGGCCGCGCGATGCGACGTTCGAGGGCTGGCGGCAGCGGCTGCCCGAGGGGTTCACGATGTCGGTGAAGGCCCACCGCGGGCTCACCCACTACCGCCGGCTGACCAACCCGGAGCCGTGGGTGGAGCGCTTCGAACGGTGCTGGACCGCCCTCGGCGAGCGGCGCGAAGCCCTGCTCGTCCAGCTACACCCGGCCATCGAACGCGACGACGCCCTGCTGGACCACTTCCTGACGGTGATGCCCGACTGGATCCCCGTCGCCATGGAGCTGCGCCATCCCTCCTGGGACGATCCGGCGGTGTACGACTTGCTCGAACGCCACCGCGCCGCCTATGTGATCATGAGCGGCGCCGGGCTGAAGTGTGTGCCACGGGCGACCGGAGATCTGGTGTACCTGCGCATGCACGGACCCAGCCAGGACTCCCTCTACGCCGGGTCGTACCCCGACGATGCGCTGCAGCGCTGGGCGGACCGGATCGTGGAGTGGGACGCCGAGGGCCGCAGGGTCCTGGTCTACTTCAACAACGACCTCGGCGGGCACGCCGTCCACAACGCCCGCACGTTGCGTCAGCTGCTGGCGGCGCGCGTCGGGTGA
- a CDS encoding DUF1810 domain-containing protein → MTSTANDPHDLQRFVDAQDPLYDTVIGELREGRKRSHWMWFVFPQLRGLGRSPTAQHFGIASREEAVAYLAHDLLGPRLRECTRLVLAIEGRSIREVFGSPDDLKLRSSMTLFARCTDDNAEFLDVLARFYGGEQDQATVERLG, encoded by the coding sequence GTGACCTCCACCGCGAACGACCCCCACGACCTCCAGCGTTTCGTCGACGCGCAGGATCCGTTGTACGACACCGTGATCGGTGAGCTACGCGAGGGCCGCAAACGCTCACACTGGATGTGGTTCGTGTTCCCGCAGCTGCGGGGTCTGGGGCGCAGTCCGACCGCGCAGCACTTCGGCATCGCCTCACGTGAGGAAGCGGTCGCCTATCTCGCCCACGATCTCCTCGGGCCGCGGCTGCGGGAGTGCACCCGCCTGGTGCTCGCCATCGAGGGCCGGTCGATCCGTGAGGTGTTCGGCTCACCCGACGACCTGAAGCTTCGTTCGTCGATGACGCTGTTCGCCCGCTGCACCGACGACAACGCCGAATTCCTCGACGTGCTAGCCAGGTTCTACGGCGGTGAACAGGATCAGGCGACGGTCGAACGGCTGGGGTGA
- a CDS encoding nucleoside deaminase, producing the protein MAISESDLGHLRRCVELAREALDAGDEPFGSVLVDSTGQIRFADHNRVSGGDHTRHPEFAIAKWAVDNLDPGERAAATVYTSGEHCPMCSAAHAWVGLGRIVYATSSAQLSDWLTEWGAPAPPVAALPIGTVAPGVPVDGPAPELTDAMRTLYRARFGS; encoded by the coding sequence GTGGCGATCAGTGAGTCGGACCTCGGACACCTCCGCCGCTGCGTCGAACTCGCGCGGGAGGCGCTCGACGCCGGTGACGAGCCGTTCGGCTCGGTACTGGTCGACAGCACCGGTCAGATCCGGTTCGCCGACCACAACCGAGTGAGCGGCGGCGACCACACCCGCCACCCCGAGTTCGCCATCGCGAAGTGGGCGGTCGACAACCTCGATCCGGGCGAGCGCGCCGCCGCGACCGTCTACACCTCCGGCGAGCACTGCCCGATGTGCTCGGCCGCCCACGCCTGGGTCGGGCTCGGTCGCATCGTCTACGCCACCTCGTCGGCGCAGCTGAGCGACTGGCTGACCGAATGGGGTGCACCCGCCCCACCAGTGGCCGCTCTGCCCATCGGAACCGTCGCACCCGGTGTGCCGGTCGACGGTCCCGCACCCGAACTCACCGACGCCATGCGCACGCTCTACCGGGCGAGGTTCGGGTCGTGA
- a CDS encoding endonuclease → MAKTEPEDVVRRLLDEAGTTYADEAGIRLDDKPMPLFQLLVLCMLASKPIDAGIAVRAARELFSEKLRTPDAVLAAERRQMIDAFGRASYARYDESSATRLTEMAQTVRDTYDGDLRRLGESHDVAAVKRHLKEFKGIGDTGADIFLREIQDTWTWVRPYFDERARTTAEALGLPGDPEHLQRLAGSRTAELAAALVRAALDDDLLQRVRG, encoded by the coding sequence ATGGCGAAGACGGAACCGGAAGACGTGGTTCGCCGCCTGCTCGACGAGGCCGGGACCACCTACGCCGACGAAGCCGGGATCCGGCTCGACGACAAGCCGATGCCGCTGTTCCAGCTGCTGGTGTTGTGCATGCTGGCGAGCAAACCGATCGATGCGGGCATCGCCGTGCGGGCCGCCCGCGAACTGTTCTCCGAGAAGCTGCGCACACCGGATGCGGTGCTGGCCGCCGAGCGTCGGCAGATGATCGACGCCTTCGGCCGGGCGAGTTACGCCCGCTACGACGAGAGCTCGGCCACCCGGCTCACCGAGATGGCACAGACGGTGCGCGACACCTACGACGGCGACCTGCGACGGCTCGGCGAATCACACGATGTGGCGGCCGTCAAGCGACATCTCAAGGAGTTCAAGGGCATCGGAGACACCGGTGCCGACATCTTCCTGCGCGAGATCCAGGACACCTGGACATGGGTGCGGCCCTATTTCGACGAGCGTGCCCGGACGACCGCCGAGGCGCTCGGATTGCCCGGTGACCCAGAGCATTTGCAGCGCCTCGCCGGTTCCCGCACGGCTGAACTCGCCGCCGCGTTGGTGCGCGCCGCACTCGACGACGACCTGTTGCAGCGGGTGCGCGGATGA
- a CDS encoding alpha-amylase family glycosyl hydrolase produces the protein MTGPAWVEHVIWWQVYPLGFVGAFPADPPPTPDEHRLRRLLGWLDHAIALGASGLALGPVFASRTHGYDTTDHYAVDPRLGDDGDFDELVDQAHRRGLRILLDGVFNHVGTDFPRYREALDGGPDHPSSAWFRRGRNGFGNFEGHGELIALNHREPAVVDYVVEVMSHWLARGADGWRLDAAYAVPDRFWSEVLPRVRERHPQAWFVGEVIHGDYAGRVAAGFDSVTQYELWKAVWSSLNDGNFHELDHALQRHNEFLATFAPMTFVGNHDVTRIASRLTDARHLEHALVLLFTVGGVPSVYAGDELGYRGVKEDRAGGDDAVRPEFASPPTEDSDIFRLHQYLIGLRRRHPWLHRATTSAAHLTNRQYVYEVRRGDDVLVVALNVDDAPLTVSLGDTAIRRGRVVAGSGAPPAEELDRLTVPPHGWVVVSPA, from the coding sequence GTGACCGGACCGGCGTGGGTCGAACACGTCATCTGGTGGCAGGTCTACCCGCTGGGCTTCGTCGGAGCCTTCCCGGCCGATCCCCCGCCCACCCCGGACGAACACCGGTTGCGGCGGCTCCTCGGATGGCTCGACCACGCCATCGCCCTCGGCGCCTCCGGGCTCGCCCTCGGTCCGGTGTTCGCCTCGCGCACCCACGGATACGACACCACCGACCACTACGCCGTCGACCCGAGGCTCGGGGACGACGGCGATTTCGACGAACTCGTCGACCAGGCGCACCGGCGCGGGTTGCGGATCCTGCTCGACGGCGTGTTCAACCACGTCGGCACCGACTTCCCGCGCTACCGCGAAGCACTGGACGGCGGACCGGACCACCCGTCGTCGGCATGGTTCCGGCGGGGGCGCAACGGGTTCGGGAATTTCGAGGGACACGGTGAGCTCATCGCGCTCAACCACCGCGAGCCCGCCGTGGTGGACTACGTGGTCGAGGTCATGTCGCACTGGTTGGCCCGCGGCGCGGACGGTTGGCGGCTGGACGCGGCGTACGCCGTACCCGACCGGTTCTGGTCCGAGGTGCTGCCGCGGGTGCGCGAGCGGCATCCGCAGGCGTGGTTCGTCGGCGAGGTGATCCACGGCGACTACGCCGGCCGGGTGGCCGCGGGCTTCGACTCCGTCACCCAGTACGAGTTGTGGAAAGCGGTGTGGAGCAGTCTCAACGACGGCAACTTCCACGAACTCGACCACGCCCTGCAGCGGCACAACGAGTTTCTCGCGACATTCGCCCCGATGACCTTCGTCGGCAACCACGACGTCACCCGGATCGCGAGCCGGCTGACCGACGCGCGCCACCTCGAACACGCGCTGGTGCTGCTGTTCACGGTGGGCGGGGTGCCCAGCGTGTACGCCGGCGACGAGTTGGGCTACCGCGGCGTCAAGGAGGACCGGGCCGGCGGCGACGATGCGGTGCGTCCCGAATTCGCCTCTCCACCAACCGAAGACAGCGACATCTTCCGGCTGCACCAGTACCTGATCGGCCTGCGCCGCCGCCATCCGTGGCTGCACCGGGCGACGACGTCGGCGGCGCACCTGACCAACCGCCAGTACGTCTACGAGGTGCGCCGCGGCGACGATGTGCTGGTCGTCGCACTCAACGTCGACGACGCACCCCTGACCGTGTCGCTGGGCGACACCGCGATTCGCCGCGGCCGCGTGGTGGCGGGATCGGGCGCCCCGCCCGCCGAGGAACTCGACCGGCTGACCGTGCCGCCGCACGGCTGGGTGGTGGTCTCCCCCGCGTGA
- a CDS encoding TfoX/Sxy family protein, which yields MAHDKPDVAELADRIREILSAERGVDERRMFGGLAFLIDGHMAVAASGQGGLMVRVPPDDTDALLRRDHVAPMVMAGRELRGWVRVAADGVRTMRQLRPWVQRGVGYARTLPPK from the coding sequence ATGGCCCACGACAAGCCCGACGTCGCCGAGCTCGCCGACCGCATCCGCGAGATTCTCTCCGCCGAGCGCGGAGTCGACGAGAGGCGGATGTTCGGCGGGCTGGCCTTCCTGATCGACGGCCACATGGCCGTGGCGGCGAGCGGTCAGGGCGGCCTGATGGTGCGCGTGCCGCCCGACGACACCGATGCGCTGCTGCGCCGCGACCACGTGGCACCGATGGTCATGGCCGGGCGCGAGCTCCGCGGCTGGGTGCGCGTCGCGGCCGACGGCGTGCGGACGATGCGGCAGCTGCGCCCGTGGGTGCAGCGGGGCGTCGGCTACGCCCGCACCCTGCCGCCGAAGTGA